Sequence from the Puntigrus tetrazona isolate hp1 chromosome 11, ASM1883169v1, whole genome shotgun sequence genome:
TATTGATATGCAGTTGTACACAATTCAGATTGTACTACTTACACGGACGCTAACAGAGCGCGACGTTAGCATCCCTGTATCAAACACACACTGGCAACTATTTAagttatactttaaaatgtaatcttaaaCCGGGCATTCCAACTCTACATAGACTAATCTGTGTAGAGCTATACATGCGCATTTGAGTGAAATGTAAGCGGTTTTGTGGTCACCAGCACCTCGACTGGATCAGGGCCTGCGGTCCGAGGATCAGGGGTTCAGAGCAGCACCAGGTCCCGTCGCCCGAAAAGATCCGAAAGTCAGAATTACTAAACTCTATACAGGAAGTGAGGTGATAAGTGGAACACTGAGGGCTTTCAACGGCGTGTTTGAAAACATTGTGAACGCCAAATAATATGGATGACACATTAACTACTGTAGTTAAAGGAACGGAACAATCTACTGTGTTTATAGATCAGATATGAGCGCTATGCACGCGCACGCTCCCCGATGGGCGTGACCTCTGAGGGCTGGGCCGGCTAAACTGCGCATGCGCGGGGTTGCTGTGACGAAGGGGGCGTTTTCATCTCTGGGCTTAAAATATAACAAccataataaaatgaatcacaGCCTTACAGCTGGCTTAGAAACTTTTCCAGTTTTCTAAATGCCACTTTCCACGAATAGAGGATAAAGGTGAATGTAAATGCTGAAGTGAAGGTTGACAAAACGTTGATTGTTTTGGGTTTGTAATTACTgataaattaaaactttaaataaattaataaaaaatatgatttttatgaaATGCTTACGTCGTATACAAATACAAAAGGCTAATGCGTAAAAAGGAACGGGACTTCAACATGTTCTGTAGCTGTTTCTGAATGTGCTTTTTTAGTAAAATACGTTCtgtatattttcttattatcatcatcatcatcatcatcatcatcattttaaacacaaaagtcacccgtacaataaatattattttgattaattatgaaattaattatgGCTATATTTTAAggcattaaattaattcactCGGGGCACATTTGCATGCtttcatatacatttaattattttgaacgAATAGATGGCAATATCTAAATCCTCTCATTTCCCCGTAGGGTGGAGAAGAGCGTGCATCCGATAGTTCTTTCCATGAGCATCAGTTCATGCCTAAATGCTCCTGTTCTGGGATCAGACAGACCTCGTCCTTATATGGGTGAAACGAACTGATCCTAGTACAGCCATTTATGCAAATCCTGGCGCGTTTCGGCTTTCTGATTGGTCGAGCGAGCGTCACGAGACGCGGCACGGTAGAACTCCTGCACTGCTGAGCTCGTGCCGTCTGTGAAAATGGTAAGTACGAAAACTGCCTtggattaataaaaacatttgtatggCGGTGCCCTCTTATAGGGTGTATAACAATACGGAGGCATTTGCAAATAACGCGGTACGCCTCAACGTTCTGAGATATGTGTACGTTAGaggggttgttttttttctgagcacTGTTGCAGTTCCACCCAGTGCTTTGTGATGAGCTGCATGTCAAACCATCTCTCGCATTGCACCGACTTCATAAAGTTTACGAAAATAAAGGCACGTTTGGTGTTCAATACACCCTAAACTCTGTTTCGAATTTTCACGAGATAGGATTGCCTTACATAATTGCGATATGATGGAATTCCGGCGGCTCCGGGGGAATTCTCATTTCCTGTTGCAGACGTGCTCACACTTCAGGGTTTCAAGGAAATTTGGGGAAATCTGCTAAGCGACAAAGAGACGGCGTGGCTCCTTTGCTTTGAATGGCACGTCAAGCCACGACCAAACAATGTAATCAAATCAGAGCAGAAATGGCAAGCGGTTTAATGAAAGAAACGCGGATTCTTTGCATTCCGCCAACAACTGCGCGTCAAAACACGTTTGCCAACTTCGTCCGCCACATCGACAGCTAAAAACGTGATTGTTCTCCTGATGACATCAGCGTGATGATGACCTACACTGGTTGTCATGGTGCACGACTTTTGTGAACTCCTTTTCCTTGTAATGTTGTGTGACGGAGTAGACAggtggttttgttgttttatagtTGGGTGTTGTGCTTTTAAGTTTGTCGAAAGAATCGCACAACCAGAAGTAGTAGTCAATAGTTCACTACATTTAGTCTGTCGGTCAGTTGTTACTCTTAACATTTTTGACTCTTTGTCTAGGTCAATATTTGAAGGCTCCACTATCTAAGCTGATTGTGTACCTCAggttgtacaaaaaaataagtaaactcAAAAAATATAACGTTGGACgtttttatgtgtatgtttCCAGCGTTTAtgcaaattagtatttttttgctttttagtattttaatgaaGATTATATTAACGTAACTACATTTATGTAACTGTAAGACCATTGGGCCCCCGAAAAACTTTTGCAAATGCCTTTTTAGTGAGCCCCGGCCCCTCAGTCAGGAACCAATACTTTTGACAAACTCTTCTTTGTGTCCCTAACCTGCATGACTCTTAATCGAAGAGATTCTTTGGGAGTTTCTCAGGTCATGTAGCTTAATGAATTATATACAAACTACTACCATTAAAAAgtttggatgcaattaactACACTGACATGTGGAAAATAGtaacaattgtgtgtgtgtgtgtgtgtgtgcagagtgAGTCTTTAGTTGTGTGTGAGGTGGATGAAGACCTGGTGAAAAAGTTGCGTGATTTCCGCTTCAGGAAGGAGACTAATAATGCTGCAATCATCAGTGAGTCAAACTGAAATTAAACTCTTACACATTCAAGCAGCCCCATTTATACTTACACTTTTTCATACAGCATAAGGACTGAATGCtgatattgctatttttgtctTCCGGTTACAGTGAAGATTGATAAAGACAAACAGCTGGTGATTCTGGAGGAGGAGCATGAGGTAAATACACACTCTTACAGAATGAATATGCAATACACAGCTTTTTATTGGGACTAATAATTGAGCAGATTAGTGGTGTAAACCATGGTTTGATTTCTCCTTATAGGATATTTCCCCAGAAGATCTGAAGAACGAGCTACCAGAAAGACAGCCCAGATATCCTTCACTAAAACTAAATTCGCTCTGTgctgttttgtgatttttaaacaaTCAATGGATTCCTTAACCTGTGACACATTTGTAGTCTACAGCTATAAGTACCAGCACGATGATGGGAGAGTGTCCTACCCTTTGTGTTTCATCTTCTCCAGTCCTGTTggtaaagaaaacattatacaGTCAACTTGCACAAACCCTGTAATATAAGGCAGTTTCTCCAAGTCTCTGAAATGAAACGTCATTTTTTCAGGATGCAAACCTGAGCAGCAGATGATGTACGCTGGCAGCAAAAACAAACTGGTACAGACGGTTGAACTGACCAAGGTGAGCCCTGACTAACACACCCAACCTTACACACTGTGATTTggtgggaattttttttttaaatttgtctgCATCTGCATTCTCTCAGGTGTTTGAGATCAGGAACACTGAAGACCTGACTGAGGAGTGGCTCCGAGAGAAACTGGGCTTCTTCCGCTAAGAAAGGACCGAAAAAGCTAACAGTCATGTTTAAAGAGTGACCGAGATGGGACCATCACCTCCAAACGGAGAGAATACCATAGTCCATCTGATAATgtctgtttgtgtatgtttgaatGCTTCTGCCCAAACTCTAAACCCGCCTGTACCAGTTTAAGATGACAGAAATTTGAggtgcaaagaaaagaaaatgtgaaagcAAATTCCACATATACACTAAACAATTCcttggatttttaaaatcattccGCCGTCATCCCTAAGCAGTAACGTATGTACCGGCCTGCATAGGTGGTCCAGGCTTACTGCCATGATAGTTGGATGACATGTTGTGATTTTTATGTCAGCTATCCTTCATGATAGATGACACGGCAACAGTTTGAAACATTGTATTACTCTATAATGTGGCATGTTTTGCCAGTTTTGGTATAAAATCATATGGGTCTTCGTGTAAAGCTCTGATGAGGGCCAGACATTTTCTTcctttgtaatgcattttctaACTTGAATTTGACCaaacatgaattattttgttttgatatcTGTTGAACTGTAACGGTAGGTGAAGAGGACAGAAGTCTTACTGATATTTTTGGGAGAAACCGTTTACTTGTCataaattcattctttttttttgccttttttaaatcTGCGCTCACGGCCTGATAAATCTCAACTAAAGATTAAAATCTGTGAAGACAATTGTGTGAAAATTCTGGGACTAATTTTacttgattttgtgtttttgggaGATCATACCTAGATGTCCTCAATCACAGATCTGTCCTACCTTTTTGGAGACGTGTAGGTTTAGATGCGCAGCGGCAGAGATATGCTATGGTGTTATTTTCCCAGAGGCAATCATCTCATAATTAATTCCTCTCTTATTCTAAATTACTCTTTCTCACTGTCCAACTAAACATTGGAATAAAGCCGGTGTCACGATTCTTCAGTTTATGCAAAAGTAtcaacatttctgtatttatgtaaaaaaaaacaatctattGGCAAAATGTAAACACTGGAAACTTCTTAAATGTTCAGAGCTTAACAGAATAATACGAGTAGTTTAAGGAAGTGATGTTATCATGGGATTGATAAGTAATACCTCGGCAGATCTCACATCTTTCAGAATCTGAGCTCTAATGTGGGTCAGGCTCATCTCTGTACATCTGTAGAACTTGTAACACCTGTGATTAGTGCCGTTTCCTACTAAACACTGATTGCTCACTTTGGTGGTTTGTGCGATGTGGACATCACGTGATATGTCCCATACAGTAGTGaactgtgtatgtgtttaacatttaatttttaatgaccgAAGAAGCTTTTCCTGATCATTTATAACTCAAGTTCTCTCTTAAAACCAGAAAATGGTTAACCTTTCAATATGTGTCTCAATTACATTTGTCTGctgttttgaataattaaataaaaggttttttcctttgaaaatcgaCCATGTGCTTAACTAAAGTTTTGCTGATTGATATCATGATTGATATATATGAGTAATTAAGATTGGTGATTAATACTTAAGAGTATGAGGAAGATTTAGTAAAGGATTTTGTGCATGCTATCCTACGTGCTGGGGTAGGAAGTATCAGGTAAGAGAGCAAATGTAATTCCATTAAAAACAATGGTAATTTATCCATGCTCATTACTTTGTGGCGATTCTATGTTCCACAAATGCTGGGTTTGCATTAGCAAAAGCATTAGCAGAAGCATTAGAAAATTCTACCCACATAATTTTCATGTGGTTTGGATTTTATCTGTCTGGTTGTGCTTTATTGATCTAGTCTTTTAgcaaacatgcatatatgtcCATAACTTGCCCCAGGTAGTGAAGAATCTCAGAGGTTTGTTTGCAGATAGCTGgctttacattttcacatttgtgaACATATCTCAGTGAACAATTCCActtaatttcattcattcattaaatctAGTAAGCAAAGGTCAAATAAACCTTTCCATTATATGTTGTTGCATCAACGATATGTCAGGTTAGCTAGGTCATCTTGATCAAATGACGATTAGGTTAGAAATAGATGTTTTCACACCTTTACAACAAAGAGCAAATCGAGCACTTTCAAATATCAGAATATTCAATAAGTAGCTGAAAGATGCCCATCTAACAAAACGCCAGTGCAGAAATTATAACTTTCAACcatttataatatgttataaCATACATCACTTTTGATAGTGCATTAGAGTTAATGAGTTTacaggcaaaacaaaaagaTCTCTGGCTCAGCAATTGTACGTTTCCATATTTAGGCAGATTAAACTCACATCACTTCACACAAATATTAAGCTCTTTATGcttatttctacatttactaAAATACTCAAGAACAGTATCATTGCCCATGCTCTTAAAACTGTTGTATAAACAATTTACAGGTGCTTGTAGGATGCCTTTTTGTGTATCTTTTTTGCGTTTTAACATAATAATCTACATATTCCGCCTGTAAAACTTGATCGGCCTGTACATCAACTTATTTTATCTGATTGCCTCGGAGTATTTTAGTGGTGTGAAATACATTTCGTTATAGATATTTCCGAGTTTTGGCAGAGAgcgcttcagaagacttgggaAATAGTAAAATGTTAGAATAGCGATAACAATTCATCAAAAACATATGGTTATGGTTACCctagtatatttttatactagGGGTTCCCCCTGATCTCGCGTTTTTTCGAGTGTCCACGTGActttttcggtcacgtgacatACAGCTGTCTCAACGTCACCGCAGTCGTCGGTCTGGATAA
This genomic interval carries:
- the LOC122354282 gene encoding glia maturation factor beta yields the protein MSESLVVCEVDEDLVKKLRDFRFRKETNNAAIIMKIDKDKQLVILEEEHEDISPEDLKNELPERQPRFVVYSYKYQHDDGRVSYPLCFIFSSPVGCKPEQQMMYAGSKNKLVQTVELTKVFEIRNTEDLTEEWLREKLGFFR